The sequence below is a genomic window from Corvus moneduloides isolate bCorMon1 chromosome 24, bCorMon1.pri, whole genome shotgun sequence.
TGCTCACCCTGACACCATGCTGGGAAGGTGGGTCACTGCCGGTACTTTCAAAGTACCTCAAGACAGTctaaaattcttcaaaatggAATAAACATTCCACACGGTGACCTCAGTAAGAATTTGGCTGTGAGTGAGGCCCAGAAGACCTGAgcagatggagaggtggtagtTCTCTAGATAAGTCTCCCTTTGGTCcacttcaattaaaaaatgcacaCTTTTAGCCAAACATGGTCTACTTTTGCCTTCTCCCCAAGTGTTTGCCTGGTCTGTCAGCAGTACATCTGTCCTCAGCTGATAACCTTCCTCCTGAATGGGGAATATGATAAtgctccatcccctcctgctgccaccccttGATATTCTCCCTAAAGAGAAGTtactcagctcctgctgagagGTTGGAGCCTGTTGCTGCACCAAGAAATCCTTGTGTGCTGTATTGCCAGCACTTTTCCCCCTCCGTGACCAAAGGGTTCTGTCGGGTCAGTGACCCTTGCATGGGTTATTGTGTAAAACAAGGCATCAAAAGCCATTTGGAGTTATTTGGTGTAGGTCAGAGCAAGGGCTTTATTGTCAGGGGGTTTTCTGCCCCAGGACTGAATGATCTGTTCCTTTGGCTTGTTCCTTAGAGTGCAGTAGCCGTAGCAACAGAGGCCAGCCCTCCTCTTGTCCTTATTTACTATGGAAGAGATTGGAGTGGAGGTTTAAGTTACTGTATCTCTGTGTGACTGCTGGGCTTcaccacagaatcatggaatggcctcagctggaagggaccttaaagctcaatTcactccaccccctgccatgggcagggacaccttcccctctcccaggttgttccaagccctgtccagcctggccttggacactcccaggaatccaggggcagccacagcttctctgggcagcctctgccagggcctccccaccctcacagggaagaatttttttaaccCCAAAGCACCTGTTTGtctctgaaataaatacatttcgATGGTCTTGTGCACTTACATAGTTCTTTACCCCTCCAGAATGTTTGGACCAGGCAGGGAATACAATTTCACCAGGCCAAACGAGAAGGGCGAGTACGAGATCGCAGAAGGGATCAGCTCAGCCGTGTTCCGCACCGTGCTGGtaagggcagctctgcagatggggagaaaaggaggaaacgATCTGTTTGTCACATGTGCTCAGCTGAGACATCTCCAGGCAGCTGCACTCCCTGGGACATTCTGTTTTTACATTTTGCATTATGattcctaaagaaaaaatactgtaggCTTTGGTATAAGTCCACATTTCAGATATTTGCTGATGTTGCCTTTTACCTTTTCTATGTCCTGCTGTTGTAATTCCTGAGCTGTATCCTGACCCTGTGGTTGCATATAAATGCATATTGCATATGAGATGTTATGAAACCGTGTGCCATGGAAAAGTTTTAACTGGAGCTCATCATTTATCAGACCCTAGAGGATCTGCAAAGAGACGTAGATTCTCAGACAAGCAGGGCTGGTTTACTGTTCACAGAGCTATAAATAGCTTCAGTATCTCTCCAtttgtaaacaaaacaaagaactaATTAAGAATTATCATAGTCCAAGAtgtcttaatttttctctccaaaatcTGTCCCTTTATTCACAGGATTATTACAAAACTGGAATCATTAATTGCCCTGATGGGATTTCCATCCCAGACCTTCGAGACACGTGTGATTACCTCTGCATAAACTTCGATTTCAACACAATCAAATGTCAAGATTTAAGTAAGTATGGAGAGAAATCAGCTCTTAGGAGGTCATCTGCAGGGCACTGAGCACTCCGATCCTGATTCAGTGCAGTTCTTCATCTTGTGCTTTAGTTTAAGCATGAACATGTGGATTTCACTGGGGCTCaagctgcatttaaaaagcTTCCTTTTGGCTGCTTCAATCCTAAGTGAAGTGACTGAATCCTTCAGAACACAGGCACCTTGATCCAAAAGCAAATTATAAACATTTTAGCCTCTTTTTGTAACggaggctgagcagagcttgCTGTTACTGCCAACAAAATGAAGGCTAAAAGCAGGATTATAACCCCTATCCAAAATGTACCGGAGAGTCGTGAATAATTTAAGATAAAGGCTGATGGGCAGAGCAGGAACCAAGGATACCCAATCTGGAAAGTAGTTGAATTTCTGGTCATGAAGGGATTTGATTGGGAGTAGCTTTTTGGTGGGCATGCTGgcaaaaaaagtacttttaacACTGGCAGGTCTGTGAAAGGCACTTTACCAAAATGGGGTGTGTGGTATCATAATGTGGGTGGAATTTCCTGCCCTGTTCCCTGGTGAGTGATCACAGAGAAGGCAGCAAAATGTACTTTCAAGGGCAGAGGTTGTTGCTGGAAATTCAAGTTAAGTATCATAATGAATTAATTATTCAGTCTGTTACTGTTTCACTGTATTGATTGGAGCTTGGTGGGTTTTTAATGGGAGTGGAATGGTTCTGCAGTGCAATTTGCATCCCATTTGAAATGCAGTCTGCACTTCTGATTTTGCCAGTTCTGGATCTGGAGGCTGTCGATGTGTCTGAACATATGTTGAGCATTTTGTCTGAAGAAGGATGCTGGCTGTGCTCTCGGATGGATCTGGGAAGTGCAGAGCTGAGACATATTTTCATAGTGTAGCAAAGCTCCTGTGATCTGTGTCTCCTCAGGTGCTCTGTTACACGAGCTCTCCAATGACGGGGCTCACAAGCAGTTCGACAGCTACCTGGAGGAGCTGATCCTGCCCATCATGGTGGACAGCGCGAGGAAGGGGGAGCGGGAGTGTCACATCGTCGTGCTGACGGATGAAGACACCGTGGACTGGGATGAGGATCATCCACCTCCCATGGGAGAGGAGTATTCACAAAGTAAGGGCTCTGCACTGTGTTCCACACACACCCAGCCATAAGGAAAGGACACATTCCCAAACTGGCTTCCTCCAGGAGGAGATGCTGGCACACGGAGCCCTGATTTGTGTGCTGTGTatgagctggtgctgctggaggcaaGGTGCCTGGCTAGTTAGAGCTGATCCCAGCACTCACTgcacttttccttctgtttctgcctccccctcagccttttcctggcTCCTTAGTGAGGGAATACTCTTTGCTTTACACTCCCATCACCAGCCAGTCTATCGAGACTGTGATGTGCATCTCTGCCCTCCCACAAGGAAGAACAATTAATCCCAATGAGGAGAACAGACACCTGAAGTAATTCTTGGAAACCACATCTGGCTTTTGGCACAGCAGGGCACATCAGAATTAGGGAGAAGGTTCCTCGTTGTAGATTCTAataatcctttttatttctcaagtCCTTTACAGTTCCAAGCTGTACAGATTCTTCAAGTACATCGAGAACCGGGACGTGGCAAAAGCTGTGTTAAAGGAACGGGGCCTGAAGAACATTCGCATTGGCATCGAAGGTAAATTGCTGCTTCAGCAGGGGAAATGCAGAACCAGGTGACTCCACAGTCAGTAAAGCCTGGTTTCCTCTGGACTCCAGGCATTTCCTTGTTTACTCTGTGTTTTACATTTATCTTTATGAAACCAGTTAAAACTCAGCATGTTCTTCTTTCACCTCTACTGTGTTCCACTGAAATTGGCCAGGAGGCTTAAAAGTTAAAGGAAAGTAAAAAGTACATAACATGTACAAGAAAGACTCATCTCCTTAGGAATAAGTAAACAGGAAACAGGAGTCAAATGCTTCCACCTACTGATTCAAACATTCCCTTAGGGAGCTTACAGAATGCTGGGCCTTATCCTGGGagactttattatttttatagtaGCTGTGTTTGCTTACAGAATGGCTGGTGCTGTGCAGCACCTGTAGACTGACTACACACAGTGCTGCACCCTCTTGTCAGAGAACCAtggaattatttaggttggaaaaatcctctgagatcattgagtccaaccattaacccagcactgctaagccacatccacacgtcttctaaatccctccagggatggtgactccaccactgccctggacagcctgtgaaggtgaagaaattttccctaatatccagtctaaatccccccagcacagcttgaggctgtttcctcttgtcctgtccctgttccctgggagcagagcccgacccccccccggctgccctctcctgtcagggagttgtgcagagccacaaggtcccccctgagcctcctttgctccaggctgagcccctttccagctccctcagctgctcctggggctccagacccttccccaattccgttcccttccctggacacgctccagcccctccatgtctctcttgtcatgaggggcccaaaattgaacacagcactcaaggtgcctcagcagtgcccagcacagggggacagtcactgccctgggccTGCTGGACACACCATGGCTGGTACAGCCCAGGTGCCCTTGGCCTTGTGGCCCACCTGGGCATATCTCAGCTCATGTTCAGCCTTGACTCCTCTCATTTTCTCCCCACATAACCTCACAATATCCTCATAGTCTCCTGATTTGTCTgcccccttttccttctcctcctcactGGCTCATCTTCTGGCACATAGGGATGACCTGCTCCTGGAGctttaagttttctttcttgaagGATGTCCAGCGTTCCAGGACTCCTTTGTAGGGGGAAAGAGAGCAGTCTTTTGCAAGCCAGTAATGCTAAATGTGGGATCTGAGCATTTGTCTACTGAGTTGTGTGTGTCTCACCCTGACCCCACAGTCGTTCCTCCCTGAATGTTCTGGAATCCTATTGGCACTTTGTGAGTCAGAGAGATGCAGTGGAGCTGACTGGCTGTCTGTGTTTCCAGGGTATCCCACCTGCAAAGAGAAGGTGAAGAGGAGGCCCGGCGGACGCTCCGAGGTGATCTACAACTACGTGCAGCGGCCGTTCATCCAAATGtcctgggagaaggaggagggcaAGAGCCGCCACGTTGATTTCCAGTGTGTTCGGAGCAAATCCCTGACAAACCTGGTCACGGTGGGGGATGATGTTTCAGAGGACCACGAGGTTATAATGCATCACCCCCCACAAGTGGATGAACTGGACAGGCTGAATGCCCCCTTCTCCCAAATGGTTGTTAATGATCTACCGGATTAGTGTGGCTCAGGGTGAAGAATCCTGCTGGATGTGGGAACCTCTCGCCATAGTTTCATCCCAGGTGATGGGACACAGACTCCTGCAAGGTGCTTTATCCTCGTTCATGCTCTTACTACGTTGTCGTATTTCAAGCATGTTAATAAAGAGCCACACTCCGTAGTATTAATTGTGCAATCAAAAGCAACGTCTCctcagacaaaaagaaatgatCTGTTGTTTCTACTACAAAGGCTTGTGGATTGTGGGTGCtcaatatttaatctaaacttCTGAGAGAAGAGCACAAGTGTGTAGAAACGTCTTGTTTGACATGAGAGAGGAAATCCTGGGCATGTCAAGACAAAGCTTTCCTTTACCATTAGGCACAACTTCGTTTTTGTGAGGATCACAAAACATCAAAGCAGGACAGTTGATATTGTTGTCAACCAGCAGAAATGTAGCACAGCGTGACAGCAAAACTCTGAGCGTGGAGGAATCTGTTTGCACTGCCACCTGGCTTTGGATCCAGCGTGGTGTACTGCTgccccagggaagcaggaagCAGTTCCATAGGAAGCGTATGCCTGTTCACAGGAATCCCCCATCTGTACTTCTCCATGAGATGGAATCACTGTTTTTAGGGATGTTTTCTGTTAAGTTCAGTAAAATGAGTAGATCATGCTGAAGGAAAACCCAAAAGAGACTGTAGCTGATATTTTACCAACAAAGTAAATCTGTTAATAGCCAAATAGATGTAAGAAGCTTTCTAGAAGTGACTGTGCATGCTGAAGACTTTGAGTTGTCTTCTCCATCCCCCTGCTAAGACAAATAAAGCCAATGGAGTAGCTCCCAGTTTACTACCTGAGTAAAATCCTTGGTCTCATCAACCTTAGTCAGTCAGAATTGCTGTAGACtctccaaggagctgctgctgcagctttaaACAGCCAGCTACTTTCTTCCCAATTTGGAATTGACTGGACCATTTTGCTGTCAGGCAGGTAAGAAATACCAATAGTAAACCAGCCCTCAGTAGGGAAAATGCACATACCTGGGAACAACTCTCCTTTGCTCCTCTGAGTGTATTATCCTGACCTAGGTAAGGCTCTGGGAATTTGGGTTCAGGGCCAACAAAGCTGTGACTGTGAGAACAGGCACCCTCCAGGCTGGTTTAGCTCGGGTAGATTGGAGCCTCCCtggtcctgctcctgcagcactgagttCCCTGTAGGAGTTAGAAGTAGGAATTCCCTGTAGGAACTGTCTTAATCCCTGATGAGCAcacactgagctcagcactgccagccGAGCTGAGGGCACCCAGACCAGGGCTGCCTCACAAAGCCATCCCTTCTGGTGGCTGTGTAAAGGCTCTGTGCATGCAAATCAGAGTTTTTAAACTTGCTGCTGGtgcaaagaaaagctgaaaccattcaagaagaaagagagggacAGCTCCTCACAAAGCTGGTTCAGgtcagtgctgctctggcagtGGTGTTGAAACCTGGATCACTTGGGTGTTGAGTTACCTGATCAGACTTGGCAAAATTGAGGTGTAGGTATCAGTCTGGCCCTAGGAAGTTTAATCCTTTTTTTGGCGGGGCTGCAACATCAAGCAAATTTGTATTGTTTTCCTGACTGCCAAGTGCATGGTGGGTTGAGCAGTGAagtttgctgctgcttgctgctAAGGTGTTTGTGGTTTTCAGTGCAAATAACAAGATCAAGCAGAAAATTTTAGTTGCAAGTAACAAATCTCTGCTAAGGCACATTTTAGTTTCCATTAGTAAGGATACAGGTTCCATTCTCTCAGTGTTTCCATTCTTAGCTTCTTTCCCAAGTGCAGCAAATTGATTTCTCCTAAAAAGAAGTGCCTATGGGAAGATTTCAGGACCTCCTAAGAGTCCCAGGGGTTCAGATGCCCAAATTCCACTTGACTACTTTTGAAAACCCCTCTCTGTGTGTCACTGGGTCAGTAGAGAGAAGTGTCCTTTGgtgcctgcacagagctggggtgATGTGCAGACACTCCGTTATTGCTCCAGATGAATTGCTGTTGTGTAGTAGAGAAAGGAAGACACATGGACCATGAACCTCCACCAGGGGCCAGACCAACCCCATTCCTTGCCCTGGTGATGAGCTGTTCCCCCAGGACAAATGGAAGCACTGGTGAGCCCAGCAGTGGTGGAACTTGTCCCTAGACCCCAGCAGTGATGGCCCCCAGGCCCTGTGATTATGTTTTTCagtgtgtatttattttcccagcagTCAGGTTTAATTAATTGAGTGTTGATATTGgccagctgagctggaattGGAGGTTCCACACGTTCTGCTCTAAGAACTGAAGTGTTGGTGGTGTTCAGAGCTCCTCCTCAGGACTGTGTCAAGACATCAGGTGCTGAGAGTTGCACCTCGATGGCACCTTTTGGGATCTGACAGCTAAGGTACCATGTCCAGCCAAACTAAATCCCAGTGGGTGTGTCCCTGAGCCCAGGCTCAGCTCAGCCTCTGGAAGAATTCAGACAGTTTATTAAACTGCGCCAGGCCCTCTCGGGAGTTACAGACTGTCAGTGCCTGTAGGAGCTTGTGGTTCCCTGTGCAATCAACTGGACCTTCAGCATGGGATGGAGAGACCCAGCTCCCATGATTTCCATGCAGTTTTTACCACTCACCCCCTGAGTTTATTGGCTTTCCCAAGTAATTATTCattttggattttaaattttgttagtAGAGTGAGTTCCATTGGAACATTGAATCAAATTTTAagtgtgtttgcttttcctcctctcatgCTCACCTACTTCAAGTACAAGGTCAACTTCTGTCTTACTCTAGATGTACTGAagtgctccctgtgctgtgtaTGAACCCCAGATGTATGGTCTCTTTTCTGTATTAAAGTATAAATTATATGTGACTTGTTTGCccctttaaaaattgttttaaatgtggAGTAGAAGAAGTCAGGGCACAGAGAGCTATGAGGTTTAATCTCCTTGCTTCATAAAGTGGGTTGTGATTCCAAAGTCTTAGGAGTAGTTTGGCATCAGCCAGAGCCTGGTTTGGCAGGGAAGTGTTCCCACCATTTGTGCTGAGAGGACCTCAAGGTTCACTTCATCCCTACATCTGATTGCAGTGATGTTCTAAAGAAAGCACAAACACTCCTTGACCCACAAACTGCAGCATCTCTAACCAGCCCCAGTCTTTTTGGTCAGGGCTATGAAAAGTGCTCTCCACTTCTACCTACTTGTCTTCAGAAAGCAGCTTTGGAACAGGTCTTCAGCCTTGGATGTACTTCCAGGCTTCTCTTGCTGAAGCTTGGGGAAGGGCACTAAGAGTTTGAACAAGGTGAGATTTGTGTGAGACCTCACAGCATCTTCCACTATCTGGAGGGGCTACAAGAAGGACTCTTCATCAGGACctggacaagggggaatggcttcccactgccagagggcagggatggatgggatactgAGAAGGAATCCTTCcatgtgagggtggggaggccctggcacagggtgcccagagaagctgtggctgcccctggatccctggaagtgtccaaggccaggctggatggggcttggagcagcctgggatggtggaaggtgtccctgcccaggggtggaactggaggACCTCTAaagtccattccaacccaaaccattccaggattctctgaTTCCTGTTTGTAAAACACAACATACCACCAAGTGTGTTTACTAAGAGGATTTTATTTACACAACACAACGAGATTGCTCCATAAAAAGTGGACTACCACCTGCCAAATTTTACAGTGCAACTTTgtaacagcttttaaatatttacagaacaCTTTTTCAACTTGGAGGTTAAGGCAGAGTCAGGGCACAGTGATAAGAAACACTTAGTGCAGCTTTGTGCTAGGCATGATACAGAGATGAACTGGCAGCATAAGATGTTCAGATCCATTGGAAATTCAGATTGGAATTACTTCTAGAAATCCAGCAActggagcttaaaaaaaaaaaagaggtaaaagaTACTA
It includes:
- the KCTD20 gene encoding BTB/POZ domain-containing protein KCTD20 isoform X2 — encoded protein: MNGNCAGGTDWLRNLESSCPVENRTVAAHESEESSVLGGHSPAVLRTEGLDSECRHNTCPVSPQISSMLSAPEEPHSCHIPDGNKRQLEYFNTQERHGCCALSSSSTSQTVAPEKVTLVVDGTRFAVNPQIFTAHPDTMLGRMFGPGREYNFTRPNEKGEYEIAEGISSAVFRTVLDYYKTGIINCPDGISIPDLRDTCDYLCINFDFNTIKCQDLSALLHELSNDGAHKQFDSYLEELILPIMVDSARKGERECHIVVLTDEDTVDWDEDHPPPMGEEYSQILYSSKLYRFFKYIENRDVAKAVLKERGLKNIRIGIEGYPTCKEKVKRRPGGRSEVIYNYVQRPFIQMSWEKEEGKSRHVDFQCVRSKSLTNLVTVGDDVSEDHEVIMHHPPQVDELDRLNAPFSQMVVNDLPD
- the KCTD20 gene encoding BTB/POZ domain-containing protein KCTD20 isoform X1, with product MSRHSSLRKRHQLLTARRPSMNGNCAGGTDWLRNLESSCPVENRTVAAHESEESSVLGGHSPAVLRTEGLDSECRHNTCPVSPQISSMLSAPEEPHSCHIPDGNKRQLEYFNTQERHGCCALSSSSTSQTVAPEKVTLVVDGTRFAVNPQIFTAHPDTMLGRMFGPGREYNFTRPNEKGEYEIAEGISSAVFRTVLDYYKTGIINCPDGISIPDLRDTCDYLCINFDFNTIKCQDLSALLHELSNDGAHKQFDSYLEELILPIMVDSARKGERECHIVVLTDEDTVDWDEDHPPPMGEEYSQILYSSKLYRFFKYIENRDVAKAVLKERGLKNIRIGIEGYPTCKEKVKRRPGGRSEVIYNYVQRPFIQMSWEKEEGKSRHVDFQCVRSKSLTNLVTVGDDVSEDHEVIMHHPPQVDELDRLNAPFSQMVVNDLPD
- the KCTD20 gene encoding BTB/POZ domain-containing protein KCTD20 isoform X3; amino-acid sequence: MSRHSSLRKRHQLLTARRPSMNGNCAGGTDWLRNLESSCPVENRTVAAHESEESSVLGGHSPAVLRTEGLDSECRHNTCPERHGCCALSSSSTSQTVAPEKVTLVVDGTRFAVNPQIFTAHPDTMLGRMFGPGREYNFTRPNEKGEYEIAEGISSAVFRTVLDYYKTGIINCPDGISIPDLRDTCDYLCINFDFNTIKCQDLSALLHELSNDGAHKQFDSYLEELILPIMVDSARKGERECHIVVLTDEDTVDWDEDHPPPMGEEYSQILYSSKLYRFFKYIENRDVAKAVLKERGLKNIRIGIEGYPTCKEKVKRRPGGRSEVIYNYVQRPFIQMSWEKEEGKSRHVDFQCVRSKSLTNLVTVGDDVSEDHEVIMHHPPQVDELDRLNAPFSQMVVNDLPD